The following proteins are co-located in the Silene latifolia isolate original U9 population chromosome 1, ASM4854445v1, whole genome shotgun sequence genome:
- the LOC141590013 gene encoding uncharacterized protein LOC141590013, with amino-acid sequence MLSLASRYSVCRKTITYLWNVAQAQRRRCILVNVNSKKKGSKKIGRVVLDIAKLESIELLKRTTQRSLAENLGVSQSTISRWVTSKQIKSHSNAIKPGLNEKNKLARLLFSLAHLDYHEITKRVVFKDQSNIIHMDEKWFSKTKVSTRFYLSKGETEPHRCVQSKSFIEKVMFMCAVARPKYGSNGDVIFDGKIGIWPFVSQVPAKRNSKNREAETLETKCIESINKQVTRDMVINCVLPAIKAKWPPNLSKHIIIQQDNARPHFTNDDPEFRKAATSDGWKIELAYQTPNSPDLNVLDLGFLGQSNLSNKKKTIKLDELIHNTVTAYEEQDVLKLNYVWITLQTCMLEIMKKKGGIDYPVPHMHKSKLAAAGLLPDYLNANIDLVKECIQYVHNVGDASTISELVNSLSILTKNAAENIASTSGSSNDPTGDIEPVGTITEQVYGSNDPTGDLSPVGNLTASNLD; translated from the coding sequence ATGTTGTCACTGGCATCAAGGTATTCAGTTTGCAGGAAGACAATAACTTACTTGTGGAATGTAGCACAGGCACAAAGGAGACGATGCATACTAGTGAATGTCAACAGCAAAAAGAAAGGAAGCAAGAAAATTGGGAGGGTCGTGTTAGATATTGCAAAGCTGGAGTCTATTGAGCTACTCAAAAGGACCACCCAACGCTCACTTGCCGAAAACTTGGGGGTAAGTCAGTCAACAATATCAAGATGGGTGACATCAAAGCAGATCAAATCACATTCAAATGCAATCAAACCAGGTTTGAATGAAAAAAACAAACTTGCTAGATTACTTTTCAGTCTAGCACATTTAGACTATCATGAAATAACTAAACGAGTGGTTTTCAAAGATCAAAGCAATATCATTCACATGGATGAGAAATGGTTTTCAAAAACAAAAGTTTCTACAAGGTTTTATTTGAGTAAGGGTGAAACTGAACCTCATAGATGTGTGCAGTCTAAGAGTTTTATTGAGAAAGTAATGTTCATGTGTGCTGTGGCAAGACCCAAGTATGGGTCAAATGGTGATGTTATTTTCGATGGAAAGATAGGTATTTGGCCGTTTGTTAGCCAAGTACCAGCAAAAAGAAACTCAAAAAATAGAGAAGCAGAAACATTAGAAACCAAATGCATAGAGTCTATAAACAAGCAAGTAACTAGGGATATGGTTATAAACTGTGTGCTGCCAGCAATAAAGGCTAAATGGCCTCCTAATTTGAGTAAACATATAATCATCCAACAAGACAATGCTAGACCACATTTTACAAATGATGATCCTGAATTCAGGAAAGCAGCAACATCAGATGGCTGGAAAATTGAATTGGCTTATCAAACACCCAATTCACCAGACTTGAATGTCTTGGATTTGGGTTTTTTAGGTCAATCCAATCtctccaacaaaaaaaaaacaatcaagtTGGATGAACTAATCCATAACACAGTCACTGCATATGAAGAACAAGATGTTCTTAAACTCAACTATGTGTGGATAACATTGCAGACATGTATGCttgaaataatgaaaaaaaaaggtgGCATTGATTATCCTGTGCCACATATGCACAAGTCTAAACTAGCAGCAGCTGGTTTACTGCCTGATTACCTTAATGCAAATATTGATTTAGTGAAAGAATGCATACAATATGTTCACAATGTTGGTGATGCAAGTACTATAAGTGAATTGGTGAATTCACTTAGCATATTAACAAAGAATGCTGCCGAGAATATTGCAAGTACCAGTGGCTCCAGTAATGACCCAACAGGGGACATTGAACCTGTTGGTACCATTACTGAACAAGTGTATGGAAGTAATGACCCAACAGGGGACTTATCCCCTGTTGGTAACCTTACTGCGTCTAATCTAGATTAA